A genomic stretch from Bacillus sp. N1-1 includes:
- the rpsO gene encoding 30S ribosomal protein S15, translating to MAITQERKQELITKFKTHENDTGSPEVQIAVLTEEINNLNDHLRFHKKDHHSRRGLLKMVGKRRNLLTYLRNKDVTRYRELIKELGLRR from the coding sequence ATGGCAATCACACAAGAGCGTAAGCAAGAGCTTATCACTAAGTTCAAAACTCACGAGAATGATACTGGTTCTCCAGAGGTTCAAATCGCTGTCCTTACTGAGGAAATCAACAATTTGAACGATCATCTACGTTTCCACAAGAAAGACCACCACTCTCGTCGCGGTCTTCTAAAGATGGTTGGTAAACGCCGTAATCTTTTAACGTATCTTCGTAACAAAGACGTTACTCGTTACCGCGAACTTATCAAAGAACTTGGTCTACGTCGATAA
- the dapG gene encoding aspartate kinase, which produces MKVIVQKFGGTSLKSEDGRLRAVNHIKDAVNDGYKVVVVVSAMGRKGDPYATDTLLSLIGDRDRKVTSREYDLLVSCGESISSVVFSNLLLNEGLKATAYTGGQAGFMTTAEHSKARILEMKSERLMEELKLMDVVVVTGFQGVTKDGDVTTLGRGGSDTSAAALGAALSAEWVDIFTDVEGIMTADPRIVEKARPLSIVTYNEVCNMAYQGAKVIHPRAVEIAMQAKIPLRIRSTYSSSTGTLVTSATGKPTGEQVIDRLITGIAHVSGVTQIKVYAKEGQYDLQSRVFKAMALEGISVDFINISLTGVVYTVMEEMTERAVATLNNMGYEPEVIENCAKVSAVGAGMSGVPGVTAKIVESLAVENIDILQSADSHTTIWVLVRQSDLSAAVNALHETFNLHLDPAQEMEQMMDQL; this is translated from the coding sequence ATGAAAGTCATCGTGCAGAAGTTTGGCGGTACTTCATTAAAAAGTGAAGACGGCAGACTGAGAGCTGTTAACCATATTAAAGACGCAGTGAACGATGGATATAAAGTTGTTGTCGTTGTTTCCGCAATGGGCCGTAAAGGCGATCCCTATGCAACCGACACGCTTCTAAGCCTCATTGGCGACCGAGATCGAAAAGTAACTTCTAGAGAGTACGATTTGCTTGTATCATGTGGCGAAAGCATCTCCTCTGTTGTGTTTTCCAATCTCCTTTTAAACGAAGGTTTGAAAGCAACAGCCTATACTGGTGGTCAGGCAGGCTTCATGACAACAGCTGAGCATAGCAAAGCTAGAATTTTGGAAATGAAGTCTGAACGTTTGATGGAAGAGTTAAAGCTCATGGATGTGGTTGTCGTAACAGGCTTTCAGGGTGTTACAAAAGATGGTGATGTAACGACGCTTGGCCGTGGCGGTAGTGACACGTCAGCAGCCGCACTTGGTGCTGCTCTTTCGGCTGAATGGGTTGATATCTTTACCGATGTGGAAGGCATTATGACGGCTGATCCAAGAATTGTGGAAAAAGCCCGACCGCTTTCGATCGTAACCTATAATGAAGTATGCAACATGGCGTATCAAGGAGCGAAAGTTATTCATCCGCGCGCTGTTGAAATTGCGATGCAGGCAAAAATCCCGCTAAGAATTCGATCAACGTATTCCTCGTCGACTGGGACCCTGGTCACATCTGCGACTGGAAAACCAACTGGCGAACAAGTTATTGATCGGCTCATTACGGGTATTGCACATGTGAGCGGCGTTACGCAAATTAAAGTGTATGCTAAAGAAGGACAATATGACCTACAATCACGCGTATTTAAAGCGATGGCACTTGAAGGCATTAGCGTGGACTTTATTAACATTAGCTTAACTGGTGTTGTGTACACCGTCATGGAAGAAATGACGGAGCGCGCCGTGGCCACGCTAAATAACATGGGTTATGAGCCAGAAGTAATCGAAAATTGTGCAAAGGTTTCAGCAGTTGGTGCTGGCATGAGCGGTGTGCCGGGCGTAACGGCAAAAATTGTCGAGTCATTAGCGGTAGAAAACATTGATATTCTGCAATCAGCTGATTCCCATACCACAATCTGGGTACTCGTGAGACAGAGTGATCTTTCAGCAGCTGTGAACGCCCTCCATGAAACATTTAACCTCCATCTGGATCCAGCGCAAGAAATGGAACAGATGATGGATCAGCTTTAA
- the pnp gene encoding polyribonucleotide nucleotidyltransferase, which produces MAQEKQVFSIDWAGRELSVEIGQLAKQASGAALIRYGDTAVLATVTGSKEPKDLPFFPLTVNYEERLYAVGKIPGGFIKREGRPSEKAILASRLIDRPIRPLFPDGFRNEVQVVSTVMSVDQNCSSEMAAMFGSSLALGISDLPFDGPIAGVLVGRIDGKFVVNPNVEQLEQSDIHLTVAGTKDAINMVEAGAEEVPEETMLEGILFGHQEIKRLISFQEQIIEAVGKEKREVVLKKADETLEAKLSEEYLTDIQEAVKVIEKHARQEAIDAVMTRATEAYEESEEYSAEEVKSILNSFVKQEVRRLILKDKVRPDGRGVDEIRPLDSEVGILSRTHGSGLFTRGQTQALSICTLGALGDVQILDGLGTEESKRFMHHYNFPKFSVGETGPMRGPGRREIGHGALGERALEQVIPTEKDFPYTIRLVSEVLESNGSTSQASICASTLAMMDAGVPIKAPVAGIAMGLVSDGEDVTVLTDIQGMEDALGDMDFKVAGTEQGVTALQMDIKISGINEDILRQALEQAKKGRLAILENMMSAINEPRTELSAYAPKILTMSIKPDKIRDVIGPSGKIINKIIEETGVKIDIEQDGSIFISSTEQEMNAKAKKIIEDLVREVEVGTTYLGKVKRVEKFGAFVELFAGKEGLVHISELAEERTNKVEDVVSIGDEIMVKVKEIDKQGRVNLSRKEILKEQREREEQSQKS; this is translated from the coding sequence ATGGCACAAGAGAAGCAAGTGTTTTCAATTGATTGGGCTGGTCGCGAATTGTCAGTTGAGATTGGTCAGCTGGCGAAGCAGGCGAGCGGTGCAGCATTGATTCGCTACGGCGATACGGCTGTACTAGCAACGGTTACAGGTTCTAAGGAGCCGAAAGACCTTCCGTTTTTCCCACTAACGGTTAATTATGAAGAACGATTATATGCAGTAGGTAAAATTCCTGGAGGCTTCATCAAGCGTGAAGGCCGTCCAAGTGAAAAGGCAATTCTTGCGAGTCGTTTAATTGACCGCCCGATTCGTCCTTTATTCCCAGATGGTTTCCGTAATGAAGTTCAAGTAGTGAGCACAGTTATGAGCGTGGATCAGAACTGTTCTTCCGAGATGGCAGCAATGTTCGGTTCATCTCTAGCACTTGGAATTAGTGATCTTCCATTTGATGGTCCGATTGCAGGCGTTCTCGTTGGACGCATCGACGGTAAGTTCGTCGTAAATCCTAATGTTGAACAGCTTGAACAAAGTGACATTCATTTAACAGTTGCAGGTACGAAAGATGCGATCAATATGGTTGAAGCTGGCGCTGAAGAAGTACCAGAAGAAACGATGCTGGAAGGTATTCTATTCGGACATCAGGAAATTAAGCGTCTAATTTCTTTCCAGGAACAAATCATTGAAGCTGTAGGAAAAGAAAAACGTGAAGTAGTGCTGAAAAAAGCAGACGAAACGCTTGAAGCTAAGCTTAGTGAGGAATACCTCACTGATATTCAAGAAGCTGTAAAAGTGATTGAAAAGCATGCAAGACAAGAAGCGATCGATGCTGTTATGACGCGTGCAACGGAAGCCTATGAAGAAAGTGAAGAATATAGCGCTGAAGAAGTAAAATCAATTTTGAATAGCTTTGTGAAGCAAGAAGTTCGTCGCTTAATTTTGAAAGATAAAGTAAGACCAGACGGACGTGGCGTTGATGAAATTCGCCCACTTGATTCCGAAGTAGGCATCCTTTCAAGAACACACGGCTCAGGATTGTTCACTCGTGGACAAACTCAAGCACTTAGTATTTGTACACTAGGCGCACTCGGAGACGTTCAAATTCTTGACGGTCTTGGTACAGAAGAATCGAAGCGATTCATGCACCACTATAACTTCCCTAAATTCAGCGTTGGTGAAACAGGCCCAATGCGTGGACCAGGTCGTCGTGAAATTGGTCACGGTGCTCTCGGTGAGCGTGCTCTTGAGCAAGTTATCCCAACAGAAAAAGATTTCCCTTACACAATTCGTCTTGTATCTGAAGTGCTTGAATCAAACGGTTCAACTTCACAGGCAAGCATCTGTGCAAGTACGCTTGCGATGATGGATGCTGGCGTCCCAATTAAAGCACCAGTTGCTGGTATTGCAATGGGACTTGTTAGTGATGGAGAAGATGTAACAGTACTTACAGATATCCAGGGGATGGAAGATGCACTTGGTGACATGGACTTTAAAGTTGCTGGAACAGAGCAAGGTGTAACGGCGCTTCAAATGGATATCAAAATTTCAGGAATTAATGAAGACATCCTTCGCCAAGCGCTTGAACAGGCTAAAAAAGGTCGTCTTGCGATTCTTGAAAACATGATGAGTGCAATCAACGAACCTCGTACAGAGCTTTCTGCGTATGCACCGAAGATCTTGACAATGTCAATTAAACCAGATAAGATCCGTGACGTAATTGGACCAAGCGGTAAAATCATCAATAAAATTATTGAAGAAACTGGCGTGAAAATTGATATTGAGCAGGACGGTTCAATCTTTATTTCTTCTACAGAGCAAGAAATGAACGCAAAAGCGAAGAAGATCATCGAAGATCTTGTTAGAGAAGTTGAAGTTGGCACAACTTACCTTGGTAAAGTGAAACGAGTAGAGAAATTTGGGGCATTCGTTGAGCTATTTGCTGGGAAAGAAGGCCTTGTTCATATTTCTGAACTTGCTGAAGAGCGTACAAACAAAGTAGAAGATGTTGTCTCGATCGGTGATGAAATTATGGTTAAAGTAAAAGAAATCGATAAGCAGGGACGCGTCAATTTATCACGCAAAGAGATCTTAAAAGAACAGCGTGAACGTGAAGAACAAAGTCAAAAGAGTTAA
- a CDS encoding polysaccharide deacetylase family protein, with translation MKKSWVQFIVFIMILGVAAGSLQNPYTSMYLTDLKEQAAISVNGSPLYNEILQAKERMDIPPANAIVDRVWKGIPGYNGIVVDAEQSYAKMKGKTFDEEMLVRKEVEPDIQLDDLEPTAVYKGNPNKPMAAFMINVAWGEEYLPDMLQQLKKYNVHATFFLDGSWAKKNPDMVRMIDEEGHEIGNHAYSHPDLKQLSDAAIRKELEDTNQVIEATLDKKPVVFAPPSGSYANNAVKIADELGMQTVLWSVDTVDWKKPTPQSLTAKVLQNVHAGALILMHPTEPTEKSLEALIRGVEKRGYQLGTVSQVLDSKRVEKR, from the coding sequence ATGAAGAAATCCTGGGTTCAATTCATTGTGTTTATTATGATCTTAGGCGTAGCAGCAGGTTCACTTCAGAACCCCTACACATCGATGTATTTAACTGATTTAAAAGAGCAAGCGGCAATAAGTGTCAACGGAAGTCCGTTATATAATGAAATCTTACAAGCAAAGGAACGAATGGATATTCCGCCTGCGAATGCGATAGTTGATCGTGTATGGAAAGGCATTCCTGGGTATAATGGAATCGTCGTTGATGCAGAACAGTCTTATGCGAAAATGAAAGGAAAGACCTTTGATGAAGAGATGCTGGTAAGAAAAGAAGTCGAGCCTGATATTCAGTTAGATGATCTAGAACCTACTGCCGTGTACAAAGGAAATCCGAATAAGCCAATGGCCGCTTTTATGATTAACGTGGCATGGGGGGAAGAGTATTTACCTGACATGCTACAACAGTTAAAAAAGTATAACGTGCACGCAACCTTTTTTCTCGATGGCTCCTGGGCAAAGAAAAACCCTGATATGGTACGCATGATTGATGAAGAAGGGCATGAAATTGGGAACCATGCTTATTCTCATCCTGACTTAAAACAGTTAAGCGATGCGGCCATTCGGAAAGAGCTTGAAGATACAAATCAAGTGATTGAAGCAACTCTTGATAAAAAGCCCGTTGTTTTTGCCCCTCCAAGTGGAAGTTATGCAAACAATGCTGTAAAGATTGCCGATGAACTTGGGATGCAAACGGTGTTATGGTCAGTTGATACAGTTGATTGGAAAAAGCCTACGCCACAATCCTTAACAGCAAAGGTGTTACAAAATGTGCACGCAGGAGCGCTTATTTTGATGCATCCGACTGAACCAACAGAGAAAAGTCTAGAAGCACTAATTCGGGGAGTTGAAAAAAGAGGCTATCAGTTAGGAACAGTCTCACAAGTGTTAGATTCGAAGCGGGTGGAGAAAAGGTGA
- a CDS encoding dipicolinate synthase subunit B, with the protein MSLKGKHIGFGLTGSHCTYDAVVPQIEELVQLGAKVTPFVSHTVMNTNTRFGEGENWIARIEEITGNEAVNSIVKAEPFGPKTPLDCMVIAPITGNSISKFANAMTESPVLMGAKATLRNEKPVVLGISTNDGLGLNGTNILRLMSTKNIYFIPFGQDDPVKKPNSLVARMPSLRETVEKALLGRQLQPVLIERYLD; encoded by the coding sequence ATGAGTTTGAAAGGAAAACACATTGGGTTTGGTTTAACAGGTTCACATTGTACGTATGATGCGGTTGTTCCTCAAATCGAAGAACTTGTTCAATTAGGTGCGAAGGTAACTCCGTTTGTCTCCCATACGGTTATGAATACAAACACGCGCTTTGGGGAAGGGGAAAACTGGATCGCTCGTATTGAGGAAATAACAGGTAATGAAGCAGTTAATTCAATCGTAAAGGCCGAGCCGTTTGGTCCCAAAACACCACTTGACTGCATGGTGATCGCTCCAATAACAGGGAACTCCATTAGTAAATTTGCGAATGCGATGACTGAATCTCCAGTATTGATGGGGGCAAAAGCGACTTTACGTAATGAAAAACCAGTTGTGTTAGGTATTTCCACCAACGACGGACTTGGACTAAACGGTACGAATATTTTAAGGCTGATGTCCACAAAAAACATTTATTTTATCCCATTTGGCCAGGACGATCCGGTGAAAAAACCAAACTCGTTAGTCGCTCGTATGCCTTCGTTAAGAGAAACCGTGGAAAAAGCCCTTCTCGGCAGACAGCTTCAGCCAGTTCTAATCGAAAGGTATTTGGATTAA
- the truB gene encoding tRNA pseudouridine(55) synthase TruB: MNGVLPLKKPAGMTSHDCVAITRKLLHTKKVGHTGTLDPDVTGVLPLCIGRATKVAQYMTDFSKTYEAVITLGFSTTTEDASGNKVDEKNVEKIPSIHEIEEALAKFRGRIEQVPPMYSAVKINGKKLYEYAFKGEVVERPSRKVTIHELERIGEVTKDDGTVSIPVRVTCSKGTYIRTLAVDIGEHLGYPAHMSFLIRTASGPFKLEECLTFDEIKQMIEDETLSLFPMEYALSAMPSLTVEPELEAKLQNGAVLPQVDEMTEDRLVMYNKDGEAIAIYQKHPEKPGLMKPEKVFSR; this comes from the coding sequence ATGAACGGCGTATTACCTTTAAAAAAACCGGCTGGGATGACCTCTCATGACTGTGTTGCCATAACTAGAAAGTTATTACACACCAAAAAAGTGGGGCATACGGGAACGTTAGATCCTGATGTGACGGGCGTATTGCCTTTATGCATTGGAAGAGCAACAAAAGTTGCACAATATATGACTGACTTCTCGAAAACGTATGAAGCCGTTATTACACTTGGGTTTTCAACGACGACAGAAGATGCATCTGGGAATAAGGTGGATGAAAAGAACGTAGAGAAAATCCCATCAATTCACGAAATCGAAGAAGCTCTTGCAAAGTTTAGAGGGAGGATTGAGCAAGTTCCTCCGATGTATTCAGCTGTTAAAATAAACGGAAAAAAATTATATGAGTATGCATTTAAGGGAGAGGTCGTTGAGCGGCCGTCTCGGAAGGTCACCATTCATGAGCTTGAACGAATTGGTGAGGTAACAAAAGACGATGGAACTGTTTCAATCCCTGTACGTGTCACTTGCAGTAAGGGGACTTACATTCGAACGCTTGCGGTCGACATAGGGGAGCATCTTGGGTATCCAGCTCATATGTCATTTTTAATTCGAACCGCTTCTGGCCCATTTAAACTAGAAGAATGTTTGACATTTGATGAGATTAAACAGATGATAGAAGATGAAACGCTCTCTCTTTTCCCGATGGAATATGCTCTTTCTGCCATGCCATCTTTAACAGTCGAACCTGAACTTGAAGCAAAACTTCAAAATGGAGCTGTACTTCCTCAGGTGGATGAGATGACAGAAGATCGACTCGTTATGTACAATAAGGACGGAGAAGCAATTGCAATCTATCAAAAACATCCTGAGAAACCTGGCTTAATGAAGCCTGAGAAAGTGTTTTCGAGATGA
- the ribF gene encoding bifunctional riboflavin kinase/FAD synthetase — protein MKTIYLSHPHQLKAEHPAVMALGYFDGIHRGHQKVISTAKKIADEKGVESAVMTFYPHPSVVLGKSTPQTKAITPLDDKIDLIEGMGIDVLYIVKFDQTIAGITPQQFVDDYIIALSVVHVVAGFDYTYGSKGRGTMDSLPFHARNQFDQTVIDKVSQQDEKVSSTLIRSYIRDGAVENVEEVLGRRYVVKGTVVKGDQRGRTIGFPTANVDLKDDYLVPDTGVYAVRMRAKEEWMNGVCNVGYKPTFYEEKPDQPSLEVHVFDFSGDLYGQQVEVEFYEKIRGEVKFSSVDDLIAQIGQDAKDAKKILK, from the coding sequence TTGAAGACAATTTATTTATCGCATCCACATCAATTGAAGGCGGAACATCCTGCGGTCATGGCGCTTGGATATTTTGATGGCATTCACCGTGGTCATCAGAAAGTGATTTCGACGGCAAAAAAGATCGCTGATGAGAAAGGTGTAGAGTCAGCAGTTATGACTTTCTATCCTCATCCATCAGTCGTTTTAGGGAAATCCACCCCGCAAACCAAAGCCATTACTCCCCTCGATGATAAAATTGATCTAATTGAAGGAATGGGGATTGACGTTCTTTATATCGTGAAGTTCGACCAAACGATTGCGGGCATAACGCCACAACAATTTGTAGACGACTATATTATTGCTTTATCTGTTGTACACGTTGTCGCAGGGTTTGATTATACATATGGAAGTAAAGGGAGAGGCACGATGGATTCGCTTCCTTTCCATGCGCGAAATCAGTTTGATCAAACCGTTATTGATAAAGTTTCACAGCAAGATGAAAAAGTTAGCTCAACCCTCATTCGGTCATATATACGTGATGGAGCGGTAGAGAACGTTGAAGAGGTTCTTGGTCGCCGTTATGTGGTTAAAGGAACGGTTGTAAAGGGAGACCAGCGTGGTCGTACAATAGGTTTTCCAACAGCAAATGTTGACCTAAAGGACGATTATCTTGTTCCTGATACAGGCGTTTACGCAGTTCGGATGCGGGCGAAAGAAGAGTGGATGAACGGTGTATGTAACGTCGGGTATAAACCAACGTTTTATGAAGAAAAGCCAGATCAGCCTTCTCTAGAAGTGCACGTATTTGATTTTAGTGGTGACTTATATGGCCAGCAGGTAGAGGTGGAATTTTACGAGAAGATTCGCGGTGAAGTGAAATTCTCATCCGTAGATGACTTGATTGCTCAAATTGGTCAGGATGCGAAAGACGCAAAGAAAATCTTGAAATAG
- a CDS encoding pitrilysin family protein has product MINKVTCKNGVRVVLENIPTVRSVAIGIWIGTGSRFEPKELNGVSHFLEHMFFKGTEKHSAKEIAEAFDSIGGQVNAFTSKEYTCYYAKVLDEHADYALDVLTDMFFQSTFEAGELAKEKNVVHEEIKMYEDTPDDIVHDMLSQASYGDHELAMPILGTEETLKDFSGDTLREYMQTHYTPDNIVVSIAGNIDESFMQKVEAAFEHWETPAGKPEVQAPIFHSGQIARQKETEQAHLCLGYAGLPFGTDDIYSLIVMNNVLGGSMSSRLFQDVREDQGLAYSVFSYHSAYQDSGLLTIYAGTAQNQLDRLYETIQKTLQDFKRDGITSKELKNCKEQLKGNLMLSLESTNSRMSRNGKNELLLNQHRSLDDIITNIESVNHEKVNDMIQSMFTDEFSCSLISPNGKLPSSMKS; this is encoded by the coding sequence TTGATAAATAAAGTAACTTGCAAAAACGGTGTAAGAGTTGTGTTAGAAAATATTCCAACAGTTCGATCGGTTGCGATCGGGATATGGATTGGAACCGGATCTCGTTTTGAACCTAAAGAGTTAAACGGCGTCTCGCATTTTCTTGAACATATGTTTTTTAAGGGGACAGAGAAGCATAGCGCAAAAGAAATCGCTGAAGCATTTGATAGCATTGGCGGTCAAGTTAATGCGTTTACATCCAAAGAGTATACGTGTTACTACGCAAAAGTTCTTGATGAGCATGCAGATTATGCGCTTGATGTGTTAACGGATATGTTTTTCCAGTCAACGTTTGAAGCGGGCGAGCTTGCGAAAGAGAAGAACGTTGTGCATGAAGAAATCAAAATGTACGAAGATACGCCAGATGATATTGTTCATGATATGCTCAGTCAAGCAAGCTATGGTGATCATGAGCTTGCTATGCCAATTCTCGGGACAGAAGAAACGTTAAAAGATTTTTCTGGAGATACGCTTCGTGAGTACATGCAAACACACTATACACCTGACAACATCGTCGTATCCATTGCTGGGAATATAGACGAATCCTTTATGCAAAAAGTTGAAGCGGCTTTTGAGCATTGGGAAACGCCTGCAGGAAAACCTGAAGTACAGGCGCCAATCTTTCATTCGGGCCAAATCGCTCGCCAAAAAGAAACAGAGCAAGCTCACTTATGCCTAGGATATGCTGGGTTGCCGTTTGGCACAGATGATATCTATAGTTTAATCGTCATGAACAATGTGCTTGGTGGGAGCATGAGCAGTCGTCTCTTCCAGGATGTTCGGGAGGATCAGGGTCTTGCTTACTCGGTGTTCTCGTACCATTCTGCTTATCAAGATAGTGGCTTATTAACAATCTATGCTGGAACGGCTCAAAACCAGCTTGATCGTCTATATGAAACGATTCAGAAAACACTTCAGGATTTTAAACGTGATGGAATCACTTCAAAAGAGTTAAAGAACTGTAAAGAGCAGCTAAAAGGAAACTTAATGCTTAGTCTTGAAAGCACAAATAGCCGAATGAGTCGGAACGGTAAAAATGAATTGTTGTTAAACCAGCATCGCTCACTCGATGATATTATTACAAATATCGAAAGCGTTAATCATGAGAAAGTAAACGATATGATTCAATCCATGTTTACAGATGAATTTTCATGTTCACTCATTAGCCCTAACGGCAAGTTGCCAAGCAGCATGAAATCATAA
- the dpaA gene encoding dipicolinic acid synthetase subunit A, with amino-acid sequence MLTNQHIAVIGGDARQLEIIRKLTELNADLYLIGFDQLDHGFTGATKCTLDEVKLNTLDAIVLPVSGTTIEGEVDTIFSNEKVVLTADQLKQTPEHCTIYSGISNSCLDKMVTEASRTLIRLFERDDVAIYNSIPTVEGTVMMVIQHTDITIHQSNIAVLGLGRVGMSVARTFDALGANVSVGARKPEHIARITEMGLKPFHLSDLPNQVSNLDVCINTIPVQIVTSQVIAKMPGHTLVIDLASKPGGTDFRYAEKRGIKALLAPGLPGIVAPKTAGKIIANVLTQLLIERSQNGKENSP; translated from the coding sequence ATGCTAACGAATCAACATATCGCTGTCATTGGCGGTGATGCCCGCCAGCTTGAAATTATTCGGAAGCTGACTGAATTAAATGCGGATCTGTATTTAATCGGCTTCGACCAGCTTGATCACGGATTTACCGGTGCAACCAAATGTACGTTAGATGAAGTTAAGCTAAATACCCTTGATGCAATTGTCCTTCCAGTGAGTGGAACTACGATCGAAGGAGAAGTCGACACTATTTTCTCTAATGAAAAAGTCGTATTAACAGCTGATCAGTTAAAACAAACCCCAGAACACTGTACGATTTATAGCGGGATTAGCAACAGTTGTTTAGATAAAATGGTCACTGAAGCATCAAGAACTTTAATTCGCTTATTTGAACGAGACGATGTTGCCATTTATAATTCCATTCCGACAGTTGAAGGAACGGTAATGATGGTAATTCAACATACGGATATTACAATTCATCAATCCAACATCGCTGTACTTGGCCTTGGACGTGTAGGAATGTCTGTTGCGAGAACTTTCGATGCACTTGGAGCGAATGTTAGCGTAGGGGCAAGAAAGCCGGAGCATATTGCACGCATTACAGAGATGGGGTTAAAGCCATTTCATTTATCTGATCTACCGAACCAAGTATCAAATTTAGATGTGTGTATCAACACAATTCCGGTTCAAATCGTTACGTCACAAGTAATCGCAAAAATGCCAGGCCATACGCTCGTCATCGATCTTGCTTCAAAACCAGGTGGCACAGATTTTCGCTATGCTGAAAAGCGAGGAATTAAAGCTCTTCTTGCGCCAGGACTTCCTGGAATCGTAGCCCCAAAAACCGCTGGGAAAATTATCGCAAATGTTCTGACACAGTTATTAATTGAGCGGTCTCAGAATGGAAAGGAGAACTCGCCATGA
- the asd gene encoding aspartate-semialdehyde dehydrogenase — protein sequence MSGKKYHVAVVGATGAVGQQMIKTLEERDFPISTLTLLSSSRSAGKKVTFKGQELTVEEATPEAFEGVQLALFSAGGGVSKALAPEAVKHGAIVVDNTSAFRMDPEVPLVVPEVNEGDLNDHKGIIANPNCSTIQMVAALEPLKQAYGLTKIIVSTYQAVSGAGANAVTEMKEQSQAVLNGENYEPQILPVKGDKKHYPIAFNAIPQIDVFEENGFTYEEMKMINETKKIMHDAELHVAATCVRLPIETGHAESVYVEIGKEDVSVEDVKELLKNAPGVTLKDDPANQVYPMPVDAVGKSDVFVGRIRKDLNQKNGFHMWIVSDNLLKGAAWNSVQIAESLSDLNILK from the coding sequence ATGAGCGGGAAAAAATATCATGTAGCAGTAGTTGGAGCAACAGGGGCAGTCGGACAACAAATGATCAAAACACTAGAGGAACGAGACTTTCCGATATCGACCTTAACGCTCCTTTCATCATCGCGTTCAGCTGGTAAGAAAGTTACCTTCAAAGGACAGGAGTTAACTGTAGAGGAAGCAACACCTGAAGCATTTGAAGGGGTTCAGCTCGCCTTATTTAGTGCTGGTGGCGGTGTATCAAAAGCACTTGCGCCAGAAGCTGTTAAACACGGAGCAATCGTTGTGGATAATACAAGCGCATTCCGCATGGACCCGGAAGTGCCTCTTGTTGTACCTGAGGTAAACGAAGGGGACTTGAATGATCATAAAGGAATTATCGCAAATCCAAACTGCTCTACTATTCAGATGGTCGCAGCACTTGAACCACTGAAACAAGCATATGGCCTTACTAAAATTATTGTTTCTACTTATCAAGCCGTTTCAGGTGCAGGTGCAAATGCCGTAACTGAAATGAAAGAGCAGTCTCAAGCGGTGCTAAATGGTGAAAACTATGAACCACAAATATTGCCAGTTAAAGGCGATAAGAAGCACTATCCGATCGCTTTCAATGCCATCCCACAAATCGATGTATTTGAAGAAAACGGATTTACTTATGAAGAAATGAAAATGATAAATGAAACAAAGAAAATCATGCATGATGCTGAGCTTCATGTAGCAGCGACTTGCGTTCGTCTTCCAATTGAAACAGGCCACGCTGAATCGGTTTATGTTGAAATTGGGAAGGAAGATGTGAGCGTAGAAGATGTAAAAGAGCTCTTGAAAAATGCGCCTGGCGTTACGCTAAAGGATGATCCTGCAAACCAGGTTTATCCAATGCCAGTTGATGCGGTAGGCAAATCAGACGTTTTTGTCGGTCGCATTCGAAAAGATTTAAATCAAAAAAATGGCTTCCATATGTGGATTGTCTCTGATAATCTACTGAAGGGGGCGGCATGGAATTCCGTGCAAATAGCTGAAAGCCTATCCGACCTAAATATTTTGAAATAG
- a CDS encoding YlmC/YmxH family sporulation protein: MRLSQLSGKELIDIEKGRKLGVLGQTDLLFDEKTGLLKELIIPKSSWMGLKRKDQEISIPWDHIETIGRDMIILQNNQKE, encoded by the coding sequence ATGAGATTAAGTCAACTTAGTGGGAAAGAGCTTATTGATATTGAAAAAGGACGTAAGCTCGGTGTGTTGGGACAGACGGATCTCCTATTTGATGAAAAGACAGGATTATTGAAAGAATTAATCATTCCAAAATCTTCATGGATGGGGCTGAAACGGAAGGACCAGGAGATCTCAATACCGTGGGATCATATTGAAACAATTGGGAGAGATATGATTATTTTGCAAAATAATCAGAAGGAATAA